In Oleidesulfovibrio alaskensis DSM 16109, the genomic stretch GGCGGCGGGATGAATACCCCGTACCTTGTGAGCTTCGCAGATGAAGTGCTTCCCGTCTTCGCTGTAGACCAGCAGGGAAGAAAGATCGCCGATATCGTAACGTACCTGCACAGCATGTGTGCGGCTGTAGAGTTCCGGCGCGTAATACCGTTCCCCAAAGATGCGGATGCCTTCGCGAGAAAGTTTGCGGACTTCTTTAGCCATCATTAGATGACGCAGTTTTGCTTCGTCCACGCCGGAGCCGCGCCCGGCCATAAAAACTTCTGCAGGGCATCTGCCGTTCAGATGGCCACGCTGGGGTCGGTTAATGTATTGGTCCACCCACCTGGCCACGGCAACGTGTGTCTCTTCCATGGTCAATGCCCGGCAACCGGATGCGTCCCACACCTTGCGGTGCAATAGCTCGCCTCGGTTAAGGCGCGGGGGCTTGGATTCAATATCGCGGCCAACATACGAAGGCACCCATTGTTCCAGATCGTGCAGGGTCCCGAAAAATCGCTCCACGGTCTTTGACTGCCCGTGGTAGGGCCATGCAAAAATGGTGTGAACGTTGAGCTCTTGAAACAGCCCCGCAATGCCGGTCTGGCGGAAATCTACCCCGTTGAAGTATTTGGAACGAAAGGCCCGCCCGTTATCCAGATAAGCGATGAGGGGGTATTTGCCGAGGGTGAGCACCGCACGACGAAAGGCGGAGGCGATAGCCTGCGTATTTTCCGTAGGCATAATCTCCCAGCCTACTGGGCAGTTGGAGGCCATGTCATACCAGAGAACAAGTTCCATGCGCTGGGGCTTGCCCGTCCATGGGTTCAACGTCTCAAAGTTCAACACGTGGCCGTCTGCAACGAGGATGTCGCCAACTTCAATAAGGCTGTAATCCCGGTCGATGAAAAACGCGGCTTTGTCGTTCCAGGCTTTTTTGCCCTCGCGGGTGTACACCCATGTACCGAAGTTTGTAGCTTTCCACTGGTCGAGAAAACGGCGCATGGTGCGCTCTGCGGGGACCTCTAACCCCCGAGCTTTCATTGCCGCGGACGCCATGCGTATTGCTCCTGAGATGGAAGGGTGGTTAGGGCGCAGGACGGCCGAAAGTAACAACTCCGCGTGAGATTCCGTCATGGCCATACGTTCTGCATTTGCACCGCCGCGCCGGTCTACCAATGCGGCGGCCGACCCCTCTCGTTGTATTTGAACCTTCCAGCGCTCAATGCTTTTCCAGCTTACCTTGTCGCCGAGGACTTTCAGCAGAGCGGGCCATGCACCGCCCACATAAGCGAGAATGAACTTATCGCGTGCGGCGGATTTTGCTCCATGCGGCGATTTGTCGAGCCAGTCTGTATATAGGGCAACCAGATCGGCGCGGGCCAGCGCTTTGGACTTCTTCGATTCACTGACGGCGGCGGTTGCAAGAGTCAGTTTGGGAGCGCGGTCTAAAGCATCCAGCTGATCTTGTGCGCAGGCTGCAAGCAGCTTGGTACGCGTGGCCTCCGGCATGGATGATATGATCCACTCGTTGCCGCCACCGCGCCCGGCACGAGGGCGGGATTGCCAGCCCTCGCGTTCGGCGCGACGAGTTATCGTCATGACGGTGACGTTGAGGGCGATGGCAAGTTCCTTCGCCGTATATGCGTCTTTCGCCTTGGCCATGATGCCCTCTGTTACTCCCTTACCTGCAGCCGCAGAAAAACTTGCTTTATCATCCAACCTGCATTGCGAATGTCGCGGGGGAAGGTGAACTGAGCCGCTTCGCTCTCCACGCTAACAGTCTTAAATAAATAGTAAAACAGCATCGCGCCGTTCGCCAGGCAGAAGCCTATTGATGTTGCGTCTGATACAGTTTCAAAATCCATCATGCATTCTCCTGCTTCATATCCTCAGGCAAGCTGAGGTACTTTTCGGGACACCCCATATCTCGCAATTTCGCCAGCACTTCACGATCATTACGAGTGCCACGCACTGTTTCCTGTACCTGCTGTGGATACTTCCCGAGCTCCTTGGCAATCCGCAGCATGTTGGTGCCACGCAAGCTGAGAAACTTCCTGATTTCCCAAGGATCGCGGTACCGCCCTGCGGCGCGTCCGGCGTGAGCGTTGACGTTCATTAAATACCTGCCTCCAATTGCTTCTTACGCTTCCGGGCTTCACGCTCTTCAACACAGGCCCGTCCGTAATCTCTCATTGTCTTGTCTTCAGGAGTCATCAACTCCAGCCCCATTGCCGCCAACACGGGCCGCAATGGGGCCGGATCGTTGGTGACCATGCAGAAGGTAAGAACGGCCAAAAGGGTGGGAGGATGTTCCCGATCCGCAGGGTTCAGCCACTTTTCAAGCGTGGCGCTCGTGACGCTCTTGGCGTTCCCGGCGCTCAGCCGGACACCTGCGAATCGGGAAATTTCAGACATCCTGTCGGCAATCATCTCTCGCGAAAGAACCCGCTGCGCACCAGCCACACGATGCATGGCGGCGCGTACCTGTGGCAGCACCCCGGCAAGCAGGGCAGCAGCCTTCTCATCATTCGAGCTATGGAACAGGGAGAGTTGCTCAGCCTTCATCTTACCGTCCGAGGTCGTGGTCGTTGCCGTCCGAAATGAGGCGTTGACCTGGTTCGACGTGCGGCTGTAAAGTGTTGTTGAAATTGTGTGTGTTTTTTACAACCGCCCACGACTGTCTTTTAACCGCATTTTTGCGTCATAGTCAACGCGTTTTTGCGTTAAAGTTTGCTTTTTGCGATTCC encodes the following:
- a CDS encoding Mu transposase C-terminal domain-containing protein; the encoded protein is MAKAKDAYTAKELAIALNVTVMTITRRAEREGWQSRPRAGRGGGNEWIISSMPEATRTKLLAACAQDQLDALDRAPKLTLATAAVSESKKSKALARADLVALYTDWLDKSPHGAKSAARDKFILAYVGGAWPALLKVLGDKVSWKSIERWKVQIQREGSAAALVDRRGGANAERMAMTESHAELLLSAVLRPNHPSISGAIRMASAAMKARGLEVPAERTMRRFLDQWKATNFGTWVYTREGKKAWNDKAAFFIDRDYSLIEVGDILVADGHVLNFETLNPWTGKPQRMELVLWYDMASNCPVGWEIMPTENTQAIASAFRRAVLTLGKYPLIAYLDNGRAFRSKYFNGVDFRQTGIAGLFQELNVHTIFAWPYHGQSKTVERFFGTLHDLEQWVPSYVGRDIESKPPRLNRGELLHRKVWDASGCRALTMEETHVAVARWVDQYINRPQRGHLNGRCPAEVFMAGRGSGVDEAKLRHLMMAKEVRKLSREGIRIFGERYYAPELYSRTHAVQVRYDIGDLSSLLVYSEDGKHFICEAHKVRGIHPAA